tccttttgctTCTCCACATCATGCTGCAACCATTCATTGACCAACGAAACTCTACATTCCtcatcctctttctttctcgcatTGTTAATCACCAGATCATCCGAGCACTCAATATCAAGCTCCTTAGTAGTTGTCCTTGCGCTGCATAAAGGACTCAACTCACCTATGTCCTTAcgttttatcttcttccttatcTCCGTAATTTTCTCAAGCTCACTCCCAGACACATCCTCTTCTGAGCTCGAAGAAGTATCTCCATCTGTGCTCAAGCTTTCTGACCCTTTTGCAACCAAATACTCATCGCCGATGTCATCAGCCTCGGTTGAGCTCTCGGACGAAGAGGACAAATAATCTAAGCTAATATTGGCCTTAGAACCATCTTCAGTCACTGATGGAGTCCTATTCTGGGACACATTCAGCGCAAAATCATCATTAGGGGATTTGAAATTTCTGCCGTTTCCCTCACCCGTTCGCCAAAAACTTTCTCCTCACCAGAGCGTATTGAGTCATCCTCAGAACATGCATTAGACAAGAACTCTTCCCTTCCACACCTTCCATGGCCACCTACACTCTCATCAGACTCAAAGTCTGTGCTCTCCTCTTCATCAGAGTCACTACTAACGTCATCAACAATATCAATGTTCTTACATTTATGAAAACACGGCCAGGCTCAAACCTTTGCGCCATCGGAGGTTTGTGATCCCTggactcttcttcctcctcagcACTTCCACTCACTGAAATCACTTCGTCACTGTCATCTTCACTGTCTGTAATAGCAATGACCTCTCTGCTGCCATCAACGGCGCTACCTCCGCCTCCTGAAAAAGAGGAGACTCTTTGTCGAGCTCCTCTGCCACTGCTCTCTGCTTCTGGGCCTGAAGTCTCAAGAAGGAGGATGTCACACACTACGCACTTCGCTCCTGAAGAACCGCCTTTCCTTCTATTGGAGAAACATCCGGCATAGGGATCGTCTTTCTTTCTTCGCTTTTGAAGACCGAAAAGGAAATGATGGCAGTGAAATCAGACATGCTAATTAAGATGGCTTGtagttgttgtttttttttcgaaatgaattaattttcatttaactaGCATAAATAATAGAATGCAACAATTACGGTCTAAACATAACAAATTCCAAATGGATTAAGATGGCTTCTAGTTAGCTTCCAACCAAATTGATTGTTTTGCAACCTTTTATTCTTGACTCGCAGTTGTCGCTTGCCatgtttttatttctaaatttatGGCAACCTCATGATGCACTTTCTTACTATCAGCTTTCCGTTCACTTACAGGCAACTTGACAGAAAGACAAATGGAGTGAGACGATCGAAAAAATTACGATGTCGACCGGACATTATGATTTGCAGAAGTGGCATGTAGACATCTCTATCGACTAAGGCGATACCTTCAACAAAATAGAACCCGATTTTTTTTCCACCTATCAATTGGGCGAGGAATAAGAGAAATATCGGAATTCGGAGACGGTGAATGGAAGAGTTTCTGCGTATAATATTCATCTAATTACATGATTCGCATGAAACTGGTAGTTTTCAAAGAATTTGCCTTTTCATGTAGAGTCTCGGACACTAAATTTATGTGTATCGATTTTCAAATCACAAGTGATaagcttttttctcttttctggtTTTCATTTGGGCTCTCCAAATCTGCTAATGAGGCTATAAATATACTTGTTCAATCTCTCACTTCTTATTTATCTAAGGAAAGCATCGGCAGGAGCGAAAAAGAGATTTAATTTTGTGAAGACAATATTTACAATAAATGTAaacttgcaaaataaaaaataatcgtaCACGCTCATAACAATTGCCAGAAATGGTAGGTCCAGTCAGAATGGTTCAATCCAAAAACGGAGTTGCATATTTATTCATTgatgaatattcaaaatttctaggaaaTTTGACTACCAACCTTAAGATTTCTAGAAATCACAATAGACATGGAAATTCGACGATACTCGACATGATCTATTAGAAATACCAATTCGTGCTTAAAAGAGTGTGCTGAACCTCAGTGCACTAATGCAGCTACTCAAAAAGGATTAATCTTTGTTAAACTCGCACTACTTTCGACTATATACATAAGTAACAACTTATTGAATTAGACGTACTTTCATCGTTGATCAAACACATTGATCTCATATCAACGTTATTATTTAGTAATTTTGCATACGAAAAACCACAACAAAATTAGACTTTTTGGAGGGTGATGTTGATGTATCTGGTCGAAGCCTGCTATTTATTGAATTCTCTATAAATCGATAGCTTATTTCGTTGAAGTTCAATAAAAAATGGAGTGTTGCCTTCCCATGAAAGCATGTTATATCATCTCCTCTTTGTGCCATTATCGGCTTATCTCAATCAATGCTTAATTAAGATCACATGTCTATTTGAATTTTGGACAGATCAACATTTTCAGGATAAGTCGACAAAATGAATGTTGAGAGGTACATGGAAGATTAAATGTATCCACCTTACAGTGACTCTAATCCTTTAAACTCATAAAATCAAATAAGGGGACATGGAAATGGAGTTAGTACAGAATATAGGATGGGAAAACAGATTTTTTTAGCTCTGCTAATAATTTTACCTGTTCTATAGGGCTAATTTAGACTATAGCTTATGTTCTACAAGACTAAATTTTGGACTCTTCTATGTTACGTAATACAAATGATGAAGGCTATCATACATACTATCGTTTGAGTTCGAGTATATTGCTGAGTTCATCTGAAAAATTATGGCATACATTTCACGTCCATTTGAACGTACGGCCTTGTTTCCAATTGATATACACGTGTAacagaaaaattgcacaaaaaatcctaaacttattaaatttttccaaattcagtcataaacctttaaattttgtcatcttaaacttttttacattttgccaattgagccgataggccaattttgacttgaaattgCTGAAGTAGACGctagccatcctatgtggcgcaaccctttttctatttttaaatactttttaatttttaatttttttcctttttacttttcttttcttttctttagttttttttcttattgtggTTGGCGAGGGCTCCGTTACCCTCGTGCAGTGGACAGATAGTGAGGGTAGCCGGTGActttaaggggaaaaaaggaaaagaaaagtaaatattattaaaatcagCCACATCAACGATGACCATGTAACGTAGGACCGCAGGCATCCATTTCAAtggttttcgaccaaaattggccaaatagacTCAACTGGTAAAACataaaatgatttaggactcaattgaggaaattagaaaatttaggaatgaatttacaaaaatacaatatgtttaggattttttggacaattttccccattgTGTAATAGGTGGTTTCTTATGTTGTAGACCAAACATTTATTGAAACTAGAAAATCGAGGTCACATatcatttaaatttcttttactttgaattagTCGAAGTAAATATGGGACTTCTAGGCAACATAATTTGGAAAGGATTTGTCggtgtttgtttgtaaaacaaataaataaggtAATTTCCTTGTCCCACATAGGAGGGATGAGAGAGTGCAAGACACTTTAAATATGAGAAGGCAATTTTGTTCAAATGGAGAAATTGGTGGGTGGGCTAAACCTCGACATACCCGCGTGCATGTGCGCgattattaggcgcacttaCCACTCCTGCTCACCGCGGACAAAAATATGCCTTAatcaatgattatttttttaatttcgattataattataaaaaatttatttcattattattttttacttataaCTATTCGGACATGAACGGTTGTGTCTGAATGGCGGTTTTCACACACGAACGATTATGAACGGTTATGTCCGGATTGCaatttttcggacatgaatGGGTGTGTTCGTACAGGCAATTTGGACATTAAGAGGTGTGTTCTATTCATATTATAAAATGGACAATTCTATCAGTTTTCTGCAGttacttttattttcgttttccttcaaaagagaaatgACCACCTTTTCATTATTTCATAGAGAGTTGTAGGAGAGttactggaattgctatctAGCATTCTAACtgtgactttgttgtatcctaaaGGCAATTTGCCAGAAACCTATAGTAACTTCGTGGGGCAAATTaatcctaaaagagagtgattacacgcctcaaagtccgactaTATTGTTACTTCATTTCCTACAATATTTTCCCAACAAGATCCACATCACATTTTGTTGATTAGAGAAAAGAATGATAGAAACGATATGCCAAGCTTGCCATTGCTTCGAGGTTATGCTAATTGTCACAGGATTAACATGACAACTGCTAGATATTCATGTCACATGTTTCATTAACGACATAGAAAACATTAAACCAATTTCATCAGAGATCTACAGATAATATGAAAAGGTAAAGGGATGTTCCgtgtaataaaaattaatttcagaGTGACGCAAAAATCAAGGGAGGCTCACTCCCGACACGGAGCTCTTATACGGCATTACATGTGATAATTGCAAGTGAACCTATTCACCCTCAAGCAGACCCCATGTACTCTTCCTCTATCTATCCATTAAAGATGGAGTTTGCCTTGCAAATTGGACAACATAGAACCTGTACAAACTTCACTTGCCTTCGCTTGATGGTGATTCGGGAGGAGAACTGGCCACGAGCATGGTAAGGAGAATTGTTGCCCCTTGATTAAACTTCgatatttcttttcattttttatggtGTTCTCGGTTCAGCTCTTAACGCCAAATCCGCCTATAATGAGTCACCACAATCTGCAATGAAAGAGTGTTGGAAAGTTAGATCAATCATCCAAATCGCACGTATGGATGATATTTAGTCGGATTAAGACAGAAATAGTTAAGCTGAAAATCTGATACTTTTTGGAAATCCATACCTTATCGAAGATGCCATTGTAAATGTGATTATTTTGGTAA
This sequence is a window from Rhodamnia argentea isolate NSW1041297 chromosome 3, ASM2092103v1, whole genome shotgun sequence. Protein-coding genes within it:
- the LOC125314161 gene encoding uncharacterized protein LOC125314161, which produces MPDVSPIEGKAVLQERRGGGSAVDGSREVIAITDSEDDSDEVISVSGSAEEEEESRDHKPPMAQSDSDEEESTDFESDESVGGHGRCGREEFLSNACSEDDSIRSGEEKVFGERNRTPSVTEDGSKANISLDYLSSSSESSTEADDIGDEYLVAKGSESLSTDGDTSSSSEEDVSGSELEKITEIRKKIKRKDIGELSPLCSARTTTKELDIECSDDLVINNARKKEDEECRVSLVNEWLQHDVEKQKEEEAINVEHDIECMDDLVIDEAGRKENVESRVSWVKERLQGDVEEVKEEEAINVERSNAKIDCPSIDGATGGKRKF